A genome region from Amblyraja radiata isolate CabotCenter1 chromosome 2, sAmbRad1.1.pri, whole genome shotgun sequence includes the following:
- the LOC116983999 gene encoding riboflavin transporter 2-like, translated as MSPVVHLLVVLFGMGSWVAINGLWVELPLLVPQVPEGWYLPSYLTIVIQLANVGPLLVAVKHKLSPGRRGERGIIYGVVCVGVLASFLLPFFWKRTSLVAGTRRSVALLVLAFFLALVDCTSSVTFLPFMARLRPHFLTTYFVGEGLSGLAPGLVALAQGAGVVSCREGVGGNGSRNGTVASYRPANFPPEVFFFFLSGVMALCLLAFVLLDRLSPTWRKEPRARPGAGEGKEEPEQKAMVDPGPPRHPSPLALFLALAWVNALTNAVLPAIQTYSCLPYGAPAYHLSAALGALANPLACFVAMVYPNRSLRLMGCLTLAGTAVGAYIMGMAALSPCPWLVHSTAGTPLIVLSWVLFVGTLSYVKVMIGLIMRDEGRSALVWCGAVVQLGSMLGALAMFPLVSVYNLFRSGDPCNTECPV; from the exons ATGTCTCCGGTGGTCCACCTTCTGGTGGTCCTCTTCGGAATGGGTTCCTGGGTGGCAATCAACGGCCTGTGGGTGGAGCTTCCTCTCCTGGTGCCCCAAGTCCCAGAGGGCTGGTACCTGCCCTCCTACCTCACCATTGTCATCCAACTGGCCAATGTGGGACCACTTCTGGTGGCGGTGAAGCACAAGTTGTCTCCGGGCcgcaggggggagaggggcatCATCTACGGGGTGGTGTGCGTGGGGGTCTTGGCCTCCTTCCTGCTGCCGTTCTTCTGGAAGAGGACGAGCCTGGTGGCCGGGACTCGGCGCAGTGTGGCCCTGCTGGTGCTCGCCTTCTTCCTGGCCCTGGTGGACTGCACTTCCTCCGTCACCTTCCTGCCCTTCATGGCGCGCCTGAGGCCCCACTTCCTCACCACCTACTTTGTGGGTGAGGGTCTCAGCGGGCTGGCGCCGGGGCTGGTGGCCTTGGCGCAGGGGGCGGGGGTGGTGAGCTgccgggagggggtcgggggcaaTGGGTCCCGCAACGGGACGGTGGCCAGTTACCGTCCCGCCAACTTCCCGCCcgaggtcttcttcttcttcctgagCGGGGTGATGGCTCTGTGCCTGCTGGCCTTCGTGCTCCTGGACCGCCTCTCCCCGACGTGGCGGAAGGAGCCGAGGGCGAGGCCGGGGGCCGGCGAGGGGAAGGAGGAGCCGGAGCAGAAGGCCATGGTGGACCCCGGCCCCCCTCGCCACCCCTCTCCGCTGGCCCTCTTCCTGGCGCTGGCCTGGGTCAACGCCCTGACCAACGCAGTGCTGCCCGCCATCCAGACCTACTCCTGCCTGCCCTATGGAGCGCCTGCATACCACCTCTCCGCCGCCCTGGGTGCCCTCGCCAACCCACTGGCCTGCTTCGTGGCCATGGTCTACCCCAACCG GTCTCTCCGATTGATGGGATGTCTGACGCTAGCTGGCACAGCAGTGGGAGCCTACATCATGGGCATGGCTGCCCTCAGTCCGTGCCCCTGGCTGGTCCACTCCACAGCGGGCACCCCCCTCATT gtcctgtcCTGGGTTCTCTTCGTTGGGACCCTCTCCTACGTGAAGGTGATGATTGGCCTGATCATGCGGGACGAGGGCCGCAGCGCCCTCGTGTGGTGCGGGGCGGTGGTGCAGCTGGGTTCCATGCTGGGGGCACTCGCCATGTTCCCACTGGTCAGCGTCTACAACCTCTTCCGCTCCGGAGACCCCTGCAACACGGAGTGCCCCGTGTGA